AAGAAAGTTGCTTAATTTGCCATTAGATAAAAAGCTGGTATTATTTGGGGCAATGAATTCCACAAGTAATAGGCGCAAAGGGTTTCATTTACTTGAACCAGCTTTGCGGAAATTGAGCCAAGATAAAAGCCAAGAAAATATAGAATTGGTGATTTTTGGTGCATCTCAGCCTGCAAATATTCCCAATTTTGGCTTAAAAACACATTACTTAGGACGGTTATATGATGACATATCCTTAGCATTGGTATATTCAGCAGCAGATGTGATGACAGTACCATCTATTCAGGAAGCTTTTGGTCAAACAGCATCTGAGTCCTTGGCTTGTGGTACACCAGTTGTTGCTTTTGACATAACTGGATTAAAAGATATCGTTGCTCATCAACAAAATGGCTACTTGGCTAAACCTTTTGATGTAGATGATTTAGCTAAAGGAATTGCTTGGGTGCTTGAAGATAAGCATCGTTGGCTATCATTATCGCAACGAAGTAGAGAAAAAGTAGAACAAGAGTTCACCCTGCAAGCTCAAGCTCAGAAATATAGAAGTCTTTATCTTAGCTTGCTGGCAAAGTAACAATAGTTGCGATTAGTTAGGAAATTACTACACCAATTAGCAGAGAAGGAGTTCACCGGAGAAATGCAATTTTTTACCAACAAACCATCAAAATCATTGGATTTATTAGAATTTGAACATTATTTGAACTTTCTCAATAAAATCAAATTACCGAGTAAAGTAGTTGCGGTTATCAAAGTAGAAGCACATACAAGTGATGATATGTTGGGCTGGCATGGCTTAACTTCCCTAACTTGCCTCAGTGAAACTAATGAAATATACGATATTGATGTTCGTTACGCTTGGTCTAATATTTTATTCAAGCAAAATCTTGTAGATCACGGCTGGAATGAAACTATACTTCTAGAAAATAAGGTTAGAGGTATGCCCTATAGACATAAATTAATCATATATTTGTGTAATATTTCTATCAGAATTGATCAACCAGTAAGAATTGAAAAAGTTGAAGAGAATCTGTTTATTGGTTGCTACTGGCAGAGTATATTGCATCTGTATATACAAATGCCTTTTGAACATCCCTTTGAACATCAATTACATGAAGATGAACACAATGATTTTCAAGAATCTTTATTATTTGACTATGCACCAGTAATTATTAATAACAAAAATGCTCAAATAAATACTACACCCTTATTAGCTGCTCATCCTCAACGTAAAGGTGAGGGAGGATTACGTAAGCTTGGCTTATATAAACATTCTGTGAATCAGAAACCTCTGATTTCTATCATTACCGTGGTATTTAATGGGGAAAAATATATAGAGCAAACCATTCAATCAGTTATTAATCAATCATATAAAAATATAGAATATATTATTATTGATGGTGGTTCCACAGATAAAACACTCGATATCATTAAACAGTATGAAGAATACATAGATTATTGGGTCAGTGAACCTGATCAGGGAATTTACGATGCAATGAATAAAGGAATTAAAGCATCTACGGGAGAATTAATTGGTTTGATTAATAGTGGGGATGTATATACAAATAATGCAATAAAACAAGTAGTAGAATTGTATACTCTTAATAAGCCTAATCATGAACATATCATAATTACAGGAGCTATGTATAGGTTTAATGATGAAGGTAGCTTTTTATTCAAATTAGTCAAAAAGTATGAAGATTTAAATACTCGTATTAATAAAGGTATGCCGATCAACCATCCATCTACTTTTGTATCTATAAATACCTATAAAACTCTAGACTATTTTGATCCCAAATTTAGGATTTGTGGAGATTACGACTTTATTTTTAGAGCTTATCATAGTTCTATTGTGAAATTTATTTTTACCAATACCGATATAGCTTACATGAGACTTGGTGGAGTATCAGAAAAATTTAAAAGTCTTTGGACAAGGTGTATTGAACATTTCTTAATTCGGAAATCAAATATTTTTTGGGTCAATAATTTTCTTATGTCCACACGTTGGTTGTCAATTGCAGTGAGTAAGTTTTTGCTCAAAAAAATTTTAGGGAACAAACTGATGTCTATTTACTACAGAGTTAGACATAAAAGCATCAAACATAGTATCATTTAGCATAAATATTATAACAATTCCCATACTCGTGAGGTACAAAGTTTTTTAGTTCTAGGGAACAGTGAACAGGTAGTAGGGAATAATTTGGTTTGTACTTCATTAGACTGGGAAAGGTTATATTTTTTGTCCAAATTATTTCTTCACTAGATTTTGGGTATCTCTTTGTATGAGAAAACAATTCAATTTAAATCTAAAATAAATGAAAATTAAAATTACTTTTTTTAAGTTAATAGATTTTTGTATTTCTCTTTCTGCATTTGCTATCCTTAATATTCCTAGCATTAAAATATTGTATTCAAGTGAGGTGGTAAACTTATCACTTTTATTTATTATCTCTATCCTCAGCCTATTTCAAAATCGTATTATACAAGTACCTTCAAAAAATAAACTCAATTTTTTGAAAATTTGGAGTCTTTTTTGGCTGTTATTTCTTCTATATGCAACATTTGGATTGACTACAGACATTCTCATTGTTATTAGATATTTATCCATATATCTGTACATATTATGCTTGATTTTCTTTGTGAAAGTTAGACACCTACCTTCTATAATTTATGCCCAAATCGTTTGGGGGAGTTTTATGTCCCTTGGTAGTTTTTACGGGATATTCACATTAGATAGGTCTCTGGGTCAGCACTACTTAACTTTGGGCGTACCCATCTCAGCAAGCCTATGCTGTATACTGGCATTTATTTTCAAAGAACGTCAAGTTTCAAAGCTAGTATTACTTGCCATTCCTTTATTTCTCAATATATTTGTGCTATTCTCACTTCAAGGCAGAGCACCTATTATCTTTTTAGGAATTGTTACAATACTTTGTCTTATAATGAACTATCGCTTCAAAGTATCTTTAAGTAAAGCAAGTTTATTAAAAACAATGCTGATCAGCATGATTTTATTGTTTTCACTCATTTTAACACAAGTATACTTAAAAGATAACACATATTTGTCAACGCGTTTTCAAAATATGTTTGAGGATACGACATCAGAACCAAGATATTTTATTTATTTAGAAAGTTTAACGGCATTATTAAACAATCCATTTGGGTATGGAATTGACTATAAAGATTTTCTTGGTTATTATCCTCACAATATATTTATTGAAGTTGGTCTCAGTACAGGAATAATCGGTATTATGTTACTTTGTTTATTAGTTAAAACATTATTAATGGCATTCATTAAAAATTCATCTTCTAACCTTCCTGCCAATTTTTCTATATCTGCTATGGCAGTTTACTTTTTTTTGACATGGAATGTTTCTTTTGATCTAGGAAGCTCGTATATTCCATTTGGAGCCTTGGCGATTTTAATTACTACAACAGATGACAAGCAAAAAAATAATAGTTGGTAAAATATGAAAGTTTCCGTAATTATACCCACATACAATCGCCCATTACAACTTAAGCAAGCGTTTCAAAGTGTTTGTAATCAAACTAGAAAGCCAGACGAAATAATCATTATTGATGACGCTTCTGAGTTAAATAGTAATATTATTACCGAAAATTTTGTATGTGAAGGAGTAACTATTAAAATAGAAAGACTTAAAGTATCAAAAGGAGCATGTTATGCACGTAATCGAGGCGCAGCAATTGCTGGAGGTGATATTTTAATGTTTTTAGACGATGATGACACATGGGAGTTGTCTAAAATTAGTGATCAGCTGCGTATCTTTAACGAAAATCCTGATGTTGGCTTAGTTTACTCTGGAAGAATAATGGTATTTGATAGCGACAGACAGAATGTTATTTATAAAGTATCATCGAAGGTATCTGGTAAAATTTATCCTCAAATATTATACAGTAATTTAATAGGAACCACTTCATCTGTTGCTATTAAAAAATATATTTTTAACCAGGTTGGTGGGTTTGATAAAAATCTACCTGCTTTACAAGATTACGAATTATGGATAAGGTGCTGCAAACACACAATTGTCGAATATGACAATTCATATAATGTTCGTTACACAATATCTGATAATCATACTACACAAATTAGTGGAAAACCAAATCGTTATCTAGAAGCAGTGAATAAAATTATTATTAAACATGGTCAAGAAATTGAATCTCAAGGAAGATTAGCTTCACGAAGAATTCGTGCAAATCTGGTTTTATCTGTTGCAAAGTCTATGCGTCGCCATAGTGTAATTAAGGCAATGTATTGGATTATTAAAAGTTGTCTAGAATATCCAAATTTTATTAGAGGTATAGGAATCTTAATACCTATCAAATTTAGACAATACTTTAGCTTCTGGAATTAGTCCTGATAATATTTCCCACTGTTGCGAAGTTAAGTTACTTGGGTAGGATGGGTTCATGGCTCTCGTAACGCTGTCATACTTACGTGTTTTTTCTACTGAGAGAATACAGTTACGTGGGCTTTCTTACTTCTCAGACATCCTCTTAGATTAAAATTCTTGTTTTATAAGCATTTCAGGCTTTTTGAACTCTCAGGTATCATTTAGAATTGCCATAACACAGCATTTCCAAATAAATGTGGCAATAGCTTACATGAAAGTCAATATTTAGTAGAAAAAATTATTATGTTTCAATTTTCTTGTTTAATGTCAGTATACGCAAAGGAAAAACCTGAGTATCTATTTCAATCACTACAAAGTATCAAAGACCAAACAGTTAGTGCCACTGAGCTTGTTTTAGTTGAAGATGGACCTCTAACCCCAGACCTATACAGAGTTTTGGAGCAATTCTCTGAATTGAATTTAAAGCGAATCAAGCTACCACAAAACCTCGGTCTTGGATTAGCTCTCAAGGAAGGAGTGATTAATTGTAGCCATGAATTGATTATACGAATGGATAGTGATGATGTTTCTAACTCAACACGCTTTGAAAACCAGGTAAAATTTTTACAAAGTAGACCTGAAATAGATGTTGTTGGCTCATGGATACTTGAGTTTGATAATGACTTGAAAAGTATTTTTTCTAAAAGGGTTCTACCTACGAATCCAGATGAGATTAAACATTTTGCCAGACTCAGGAATCCTCTCAATCATATGACTGTAGCATTTAGAAAATCAGCTGTTATTAGTGCCAGTAATTATCAAAGTTTTCTCTACTTTGAAGATTATTACCTCTGGGTACGTATGATAATGAATGGATCTCAATTAGCAAACATTCCTGAATATCTAGTTAAAGCACGTACTGGGTCTGGTATGCTATTCCGTAGGAATGGATATAAGTACGCTATTCAAGAGTTAAAACTAC
The window above is part of the Nodularia spumigena CCY9414 genome. Proteins encoded here:
- a CDS encoding glycosyltransferase family 2 protein; translation: MDLLEFEHYLNFLNKIKLPSKVVAVIKVEAHTSDDMLGWHGLTSLTCLSETNEIYDIDVRYAWSNILFKQNLVDHGWNETILLENKVRGMPYRHKLIIYLCNISIRIDQPVRIEKVEENLFIGCYWQSILHLYIQMPFEHPFEHQLHEDEHNDFQESLLFDYAPVIINNKNAQINTTPLLAAHPQRKGEGGLRKLGLYKHSVNQKPLISIITVVFNGEKYIEQTIQSVINQSYKNIEYIIIDGGSTDKTLDIIKQYEEYIDYWVSEPDQGIYDAMNKGIKASTGELIGLINSGDVYTNNAIKQVVELYTLNKPNHEHIIITGAMYRFNDEGSFLFKLVKKYEDLNTRINKGMPINHPSTFVSINTYKTLDYFDPKFRICGDYDFIFRAYHSSIVKFIFTNTDIAYMRLGGVSEKFKSLWTRCIEHFLIRKSNIFWVNNFLMSTRWLSIAVSKFLLKKILGNKLMSIYYRVRHKSIKHSII
- a CDS encoding O-antigen ligase family protein encodes the protein MKIKITFFKLIDFCISLSAFAILNIPSIKILYSSEVVNLSLLFIISILSLFQNRIIQVPSKNKLNFLKIWSLFWLLFLLYATFGLTTDILIVIRYLSIYLYILCLIFFVKVRHLPSIIYAQIVWGSFMSLGSFYGIFTLDRSLGQHYLTLGVPISASLCCILAFIFKERQVSKLVLLAIPLFLNIFVLFSLQGRAPIIFLGIVTILCLIMNYRFKVSLSKASLLKTMLISMILLFSLILTQVYLKDNTYLSTRFQNMFEDTTSEPRYFIYLESLTALLNNPFGYGIDYKDFLGYYPHNIFIEVGLSTGIIGIMLLCLLVKTLLMAFIKNSSSNLPANFSISAMAVYFFLTWNVSFDLGSSYIPFGALAILITTTDDKQKNNSW
- a CDS encoding glycosyltransferase family 2 protein, translating into MKVSVIIPTYNRPLQLKQAFQSVCNQTRKPDEIIIIDDASELNSNIITENFVCEGVTIKIERLKVSKGACYARNRGAAIAGGDILMFLDDDDTWELSKISDQLRIFNENPDVGLVYSGRIMVFDSDRQNVIYKVSSKVSGKIYPQILYSNLIGTTSSVAIKKYIFNQVGGFDKNLPALQDYELWIRCCKHTIVEYDNSYNVRYTISDNHTTQISGKPNRYLEAVNKIIIKHGQEIESQGRLASRRIRANLVLSVAKSMRRHSVIKAMYWIIKSCLEYPNFIRGIGILIPIKFRQYFSFWN
- a CDS encoding glycosyltransferase: MFQFSCLMSVYAKEKPEYLFQSLQSIKDQTVSATELVLVEDGPLTPDLYRVLEQFSELNLKRIKLPQNLGLGLALKEGVINCSHELIIRMDSDDVSNSTRFENQVKFLQSRPEIDVVGSWILEFDNDLKSIFSKRVLPTNPDEIKHFARLRNPLNHMTVAFRKSAVISASNYQSFLYFEDYYLWVRMIMNGSQLANIPEYLVKARTGSGMLFRRNGYKYAIQELKLQREFLQLGFINKRIFIKNILLRVPPRLIPVFLLKIVYSTLRSSSYLKYKKNIGIN